Proteins encoded by one window of Winogradskyella sp. PG-2:
- a CDS encoding cyclase family protein, with the protein MITTIQYNSRKLKIDLSQPLDISIPLRGNAPNVNVWYIGPPKIEAAVIDGQTVSVAEGAVVNFNNITFNPHSHCTHTETVGHITEKVYSINKHLEQFFFLAEVVTVAPEKLDDDYVISKKQLQFAIGNKKREAIIIRTLPNTNSKKSRQYSHTNPTYLLEDAAIYLRSKGIKHLLIDLPSVDKEKDGGELLAHNAFWNTKGNLRLDATITEFIYVSNKIDDGCYMLNLQIAPFENDAAPSKPILYKILE; encoded by the coding sequence TTGATTACTACAATACAATACAATTCCAGAAAACTAAAAATAGATTTATCTCAGCCATTAGATATTTCAATACCATTACGAGGTAACGCACCTAACGTTAATGTCTGGTATATCGGTCCACCAAAAATTGAAGCAGCCGTTATAGATGGTCAGACAGTAAGTGTGGCTGAAGGCGCTGTCGTAAACTTTAATAATATAACATTTAATCCACATTCGCATTGTACACACACTGAAACAGTTGGTCATATTACGGAAAAAGTATATTCGATTAATAAACACCTCGAACAATTCTTCTTTTTAGCTGAAGTCGTTACGGTTGCACCAGAAAAATTAGATGATGATTACGTGATTTCTAAAAAGCAATTACAGTTTGCAATAGGTAATAAAAAACGAGAAGCTATTATTATTAGAACCTTACCAAATACTAATAGTAAAAAATCTAGACAATATTCACATACCAATCCTACCTATTTGCTAGAGGATGCAGCCATTTACTTGAGATCTAAAGGTATTAAGCATTTGCTTATAGATTTACCGAGTGTAGATAAAGAGAAAGATGGTGGTGAACTTTTAGCACATAATGCCTTTTGGAATACAAAAGGAAACTTGAGGTTAGATGCAACAATAACTGAGTTTATTTATGTCTCTAATAAGATTGATGATGGTTGTTACATGCTAAACCTTCAGATTGCGCCTTTTGAAAATGATGCAGCTCCAAGTAAACCAATTTTATATAAAATATTAGAATAA
- a CDS encoding DUF4230 domain-containing protein — MGTFFIIIVSILVTVGLVTIYKHWKTKQTTNAQSILLLDKIKSVCKFITVEGDFAEIYHYEDVKEKFLKLISSKKKALVVINAKAHVGFDLSKVKMSSNSKSKTVTLSHFPQPEVLSIESNINYYDKQDGMFNKFEASDLTELSAKAKEHIMDKIPESGLYNVAKHEALEAIQLIENLVETIGWTLDYTALKIESSEVKKLEE; from the coding sequence ATGGGAACATTTTTTATAATCATAGTAAGCATTTTGGTAACCGTAGGTTTAGTTACTATTTACAAACATTGGAAAACTAAACAAACTACAAATGCACAATCTATTTTACTTTTAGATAAGATAAAAAGTGTTTGTAAGTTTATAACCGTAGAAGGTGACTTTGCAGAGATTTATCATTACGAAGATGTGAAAGAGAAGTTTTTAAAACTCATCTCTAGCAAGAAAAAAGCATTGGTAGTTATTAATGCAAAAGCACATGTGGGGTTTGATTTGAGTAAAGTAAAAATGAGCTCAAACTCTAAATCTAAGACTGTAACGTTATCTCATTTCCCTCAACCAGAAGTCTTATCTATTGAAAGTAATATTAATTATTACGACAAGCAAGATGGTATGTTCAATAAGTTTGAAGCTTCTGATTTAACAGAATTGAGTGCTAAAGCTAAAGAGCATATTATGGATAAGATTCCAGAAAGTGGTCTTTACAATGTAGCTAAACATGAAGCTCTAGAAGCTATTCAGCTCATTGAAAATTTAGTAGAAACAATAGGTTGGACACTAGATTATACCGCTTTAAAGATTGAATCTTCCGAAGTTAAAAAATTAGAAGAGTGA
- a CDS encoding GNAT family N-acetyltransferase, whose product MSISHCLCFGVYINDKQIGFARIATDYVVFAYLMDVFILPEYRGNGYSKLLLKAINEEQQLHNCKMWMLKTADAHTLYKQFGYTNLNIQKN is encoded by the coding sequence ATGTCGATATCACATTGTCTTTGTTTTGGAGTTTATATAAATGATAAACAAATTGGTTTTGCCAGAATAGCAACTGATTATGTTGTGTTTGCTTATCTAATGGACGTGTTTATTCTTCCGGAATATAGAGGGAATGGGTATTCTAAATTACTTTTAAAAGCCATAAATGAAGAACAACAATTACATAATTGTAAAATGTGGATGTTAAAAACGGCTGATGCACATACTTTATATAAGCAGTTTGGCTACACAAACTTAAACATCCAGAAAAATTAA
- a CDS encoding MmcQ/YjbR family DNA-binding protein — translation MNIEDYRNYCINKKEVTEHFPFDNDTLVFKVCNKMFALASLKRWENGEAFINLKCDPEYAQVLRAEYDSIKPGYHMHKQQWNSVYIHTGELSQRLITELIDHSYDMVVKRLPKKFQFKLQ, via the coding sequence ATGAATATTGAAGATTACAGAAACTACTGCATTAATAAAAAGGAAGTTACAGAGCACTTCCCTTTTGATAATGATACACTAGTCTTTAAAGTTTGTAATAAAATGTTTGCTTTAGCTTCATTAAAAAGATGGGAAAATGGTGAAGCATTTATAAACTTAAAGTGCGATCCAGAATATGCACAAGTGTTAAGAGCAGAATATGATAGCATTAAACCAGGTTATCACATGCACAAGCAACAATGGAATAGTGTATATATTCATACTGGCGAACTTTCTCAAAGACTGATTACAGAATTAATCGACCATTCTTATGATATGGTTGTAAAAAGACTGCCTAAGAAATTCCAGTTTAAGCTACAATAA
- a CDS encoding response regulator produces the protein MKTLNILLIEDDIIEVMKLNRATSSLGLNHKIKEANNGEDALSILEQKDSLPDIILLDLNMPKINGTEFLRILKADHRLKYIPTIILTTSNNQRDLLECYKIGIAGYVSKPLKYEDYVSKIEKLLGYWSINELIKS, from the coding sequence ATGAAAACCCTCAACATACTATTAATCGAAGATGACATTATAGAAGTGATGAAACTCAACAGAGCAACAAGTTCTTTGGGGTTAAATCATAAAATTAAAGAAGCTAATAATGGAGAAGATGCACTAAGTATATTAGAGCAAAAAGACAGTTTACCAGATATTATATTACTAGATTTAAACATGCCAAAAATCAATGGTACTGAATTTCTAAGGATACTTAAGGCAGACCATCGATTGAAGTATATTCCAACGATAATACTTACAACATCAAATAACCAACGTGATTTATTAGAATGTTATAAGATAGGTATTGCTGGTTATGTCTCAAAACCTTTAAAATATGAGGATTATGTTTCCAAAATAGAAAAATTATTAGGATATTGGAGCATAAACGAATTAATTAAGTCATAA
- a CDS encoding heme NO-binding domain-containing protein — MKGMIFTEFLELVEEKFGLVMVDKIINQSNLDSEGIYTAVGTYEFSDMLQLLTHLSNNTDISIDDLLLVYSEHLFKALLKTHPNLVDHYKDPMDLLASIENHIHVEVQKIYPEAQLPTFEIEDRTETKMIMIYKSDKALYMLGKGLMLETFKSFKVPVNIEVEKLNKIGTEVRFTINRS; from the coding sequence ATGAAAGGAATGATTTTTACTGAATTTTTAGAGCTTGTTGAAGAAAAATTTGGACTAGTAATGGTTGATAAGATTATAAATCAATCTAATTTGGATTCTGAAGGAATTTATACAGCTGTAGGTACATACGAATTTTCTGATATGTTACAACTTCTTACACATCTGAGTAATAATACTGATATTTCAATCGATGATTTACTGCTGGTTTACTCAGAGCATTTGTTTAAAGCCTTGTTAAAAACACACCCTAATTTGGTAGATCATTACAAAGATCCAATGGATCTGTTGGCTTCAATAGAGAACCATATACATGTAGAAGTGCAAAAAATATATCCTGAAGCTCAATTACCAACTTTTGAAATAGAAGATCGTACAGAAACCAAAATGATAATGATTTATAAATCAGATAAAGCATTGTACATGCTTGGTAAAGGTTTGATGTTAGAAACATTTAAGTCATTTAAAGTACCTGTAAATATTGAGGTTGAAAAACTTAATAAAATTGGTACAGAGGTGAGATTCACGATTAATAGGAGCTAA
- a CDS encoding sensor histidine kinase → MSQEEINILKRALKREKASRKAAEEILEAKSAELYEVNKKLEASHNELISLYNKTNSQLQGVFENIVDAYVIMDLWGNILKLNDAAVELLGFETTKDDGNLMNLVDPNDKDMITPSFKKLIEAGSITDFKITILTSKKTRKFIHINASIIYENDRAVAAQGIIRDITLEDKYQKALEAEKQKYSSIIANMNLGLVEFNSNDEIQMINQSFSEMSGYKEDELIGKTGWEMFPDDCGSDIIKKESKKHAKGESNSYEVKVKTKNRDTRYWLISEAPNYDLNGNIIGLIGIHLDITDLKSLQFQKESLLSKLEKSNDELQEYAHIVSHDLKSPLRSIDALIQWIKEDNKDQLNEVTLQNFAHIEGTLEKMEQLISDILDYSSIGSENNEKADVNTKELVNELVNILYVPDHIKISVTEDMPIVKGDKIKLQQLFQNLISNAVKFIDKQEGKIDINVKKLPNHFEFSITDNGMGIENQFHDKIFKIFHSLNNSKESTGIGLSIVKKIVDLHKGSIWLESEPGKGSTFYFTLKK, encoded by the coding sequence ATGAGTCAAGAGGAGATTAATATTCTCAAAAGAGCACTCAAGCGCGAAAAGGCATCTAGAAAAGCTGCTGAAGAGATTTTAGAAGCAAAGTCTGCAGAGCTTTATGAGGTTAATAAAAAGCTTGAAGCTTCCCATAATGAGCTAATTTCTTTATATAATAAAACAAATTCTCAATTACAAGGTGTATTTGAAAACATAGTTGATGCTTATGTTATTATGGACCTTTGGGGCAATATTCTAAAACTGAATGATGCCGCAGTGGAGTTACTAGGTTTTGAGACTACCAAAGATGATGGTAACCTTATGAATCTTGTCGATCCAAACGATAAGGATATGATTACTCCTTCATTTAAAAAATTAATAGAAGCGGGTTCTATTACAGATTTTAAAATTACTATTTTAACTAGCAAAAAAACAAGAAAGTTTATACATATTAACGCCAGTATTATATACGAAAATGATAGAGCGGTAGCTGCACAGGGCATTATTAGAGATATAACTTTAGAAGATAAATACCAAAAAGCTTTAGAAGCAGAAAAACAAAAGTATAGCAGTATAATTGCTAATATGAATTTAGGATTAGTTGAGTTTAATAGTAATGATGAAATTCAGATGATAAATCAGAGTTTTTCTGAGATGTCTGGTTATAAAGAAGATGAGTTGATTGGTAAAACAGGATGGGAAATGTTTCCTGATGATTGTGGTTCGGACATAATTAAAAAAGAAAGTAAAAAACACGCTAAAGGTGAGTCTAATTCCTATGAAGTTAAAGTAAAAACAAAAAATAGAGATACTAGGTATTGGTTAATTAGTGAAGCACCTAATTATGATCTCAATGGTAATATAATAGGCTTAATAGGTATTCATTTAGATATCACCGATCTAAAAAGTTTACAATTTCAAAAAGAAAGTCTTCTTTCTAAGTTAGAAAAAAGTAATGATGAGTTGCAAGAATATGCACATATAGTTTCACACGATTTAAAATCGCCTCTGCGAAGTATTGATGCTTTAATTCAATGGATTAAAGAAGATAATAAAGACCAACTAAATGAAGTTACACTTCAAAATTTTGCACATATAGAAGGGACTTTAGAAAAGATGGAGCAACTCATCTCTGACATATTAGATTATTCGAGTATTGGGTCCGAAAATAATGAAAAGGCTGATGTGAATACTAAAGAATTAGTAAATGAATTAGTGAATATTTTATATGTACCAGATCATATTAAGATTTCTGTAACTGAAGATATGCCAATTGTAAAGGGCGATAAAATAAAGCTTCAACAATTATTTCAAAATTTAATTAGTAATGCTGTAAAGTTTATTGATAAACAAGAGGGGAAAATAGATATAAATGTAAAAAAATTACCAAATCATTTTGAATTTTCAATAACCGATAACGGTATGGGTATTGAGAATCAGTTTCATGATAAAATTTTTAAAATTTTTCATTCTTTAAATAATAGTAAAGAATCTACAGGTATTGGTTTATCTATTGTAAAAAAGATTGTTGATTTACACAAGGGAAGTATCTGGCTTGAAAGTGAACCAGGTAAAGGTTCAACGTTCTATTTTACCCTAAAAAAATAA
- a CDS encoding FIST signal transduction protein, giving the protein MLITTTNITEIVDAISNHVNGEAALISVGEHTEIDIEKLVITLDNANLKFMGGIFPKVIHGNSIFDKGIVLNTLNNVEELFLVKDISKKDYTIPQINFDESIAYSIITYVDGLTSNISHYLSSLYENYGMQTNYFGGGAGSLSLEQKPCVFCNEGLFQDAAVGSLVRMQSRIGVRHGWNKVDGPFIVTKAEGNIIKEINWKNPFEVYKEVVEAHSNKQFNDDNFFEIANGYPFGIVKDHAECIVRDPLMVNEKGELVCIGELEDNTLVDILNGSESSLIEAAQNAAEESLLLAEQPKKAIIIDCISRILFLEDNFDKELNAITKTISDKFPDVSVGGALTLGEISSYGEGFLEFYNKTVVIGLFE; this is encoded by the coding sequence ATGCTAATTACAACAACGAACATTACTGAAATTGTAGACGCAATTTCAAACCATGTTAATGGCGAAGCTGCTTTAATTTCTGTAGGCGAACATACAGAAATTGATATAGAAAAGTTGGTTATTACTTTAGATAATGCCAACTTAAAATTCATGGGTGGAATTTTTCCGAAAGTAATTCACGGAAATTCTATTTTTGATAAAGGTATAGTTTTGAATACCCTTAACAATGTCGAAGAACTATTCTTAGTAAAAGACATTAGCAAAAAAGATTACACCATCCCACAAATTAATTTTGATGAAAGTATTGCATATAGCATTATTACTTATGTAGATGGTCTTACATCTAATATCTCTCATTATCTAAGTAGTTTATATGAAAACTATGGAATGCAAACCAATTATTTTGGAGGAGGAGCAGGTAGTTTGTCATTAGAGCAAAAGCCTTGTGTATTTTGTAATGAAGGTCTTTTTCAAGATGCAGCTGTAGGTTCTTTAGTGCGTATGCAATCTAGAATAGGAGTGCGACATGGATGGAATAAAGTTGATGGTCCTTTTATTGTAACAAAGGCCGAAGGCAATATTATAAAAGAGATTAATTGGAAAAACCCTTTTGAAGTCTATAAAGAGGTTGTAGAAGCTCATTCTAATAAACAATTTAATGATGATAATTTTTTCGAAATAGCTAATGGGTATCCTTTTGGTATTGTAAAAGATCATGCGGAATGTATTGTAAGAGATCCTCTAATGGTTAACGAAAAAGGGGAACTAGTTTGCATCGGTGAGTTAGAGGATAATACACTTGTAGATATACTTAATGGTAGTGAAAGCTCTTTAATAGAAGCAGCTCAAAATGCAGCTGAAGAAAGCCTCTTATTAGCAGAACAACCAAAAAAAGCAATTATTATAGATTGTATTTCTAGAATTTTATTTTTAGAAGATAATTTTGATAAAGAGCTCAATGCTATTACAAAAACGATAAGTGATAAGTTTCCTGATGTATCCGTTGGTGGAGCATTAACGCTTGGAGAAATATCGTCTTATGGTGAAGGGTTCTTAGAGTTTTATAACAAAACAGTTGTTATTGGTTTATTTGAATAG
- a CDS encoding sensor histidine kinase — protein MKLENNILEILPLYEYAMAIGKSVDYKESCDLFLKLILRRKNLNAAWILERKDNQLRSTYSIPLGKKVTIVSDKNINKLIESVKDHKLTEVDASISELVPIDINTGYLAIFNLKEQGYLFLYSKLERLKQKDLLQLQPVINKFLISLKACKAFKRQQILLNNLELRNQELSDYAHMVSHDLKSPLRSIDTLIAWLKDDYIDKLDDQGQQSLNLIRNSVEKMDTLINGILEYSTIGKSTIEVYDVDLDNLVDDILDIIYIPDTIEIRKEKLPLIKGDKYRLQQLFQNLISNSITYNDKEYGIVEIGVIDKNDFWEFYIKDNGKGIEEVYFKKIFETFQRLESNQDSTGIGLSIVKKIVDLYGGDIWLTSELKKGTTFFFTLKNNYNGTA, from the coding sequence ATGAAATTAGAAAACAACATATTAGAGATTCTTCCCCTTTACGAATATGCTATGGCTATTGGTAAATCTGTAGATTATAAAGAAAGTTGTGATTTATTTCTAAAATTAATTTTAAGACGTAAGAATTTAAATGCTGCTTGGATTCTCGAAAGAAAAGACAATCAGTTGAGATCCACATACTCTATTCCATTAGGAAAAAAAGTTACTATAGTATCAGATAAGAACATTAACAAACTTATAGAAAGCGTAAAAGATCATAAGCTTACTGAGGTAGATGCCAGCATTTCTGAGTTGGTGCCAATAGATATTAATACAGGTTATTTAGCCATATTTAATCTAAAAGAGCAAGGATATTTATTTCTATATTCTAAATTAGAAAGACTTAAGCAAAAGGACTTATTACAGTTACAACCAGTAATTAATAAATTTTTAATAAGTCTAAAGGCTTGTAAAGCGTTTAAGAGACAACAAATATTATTAAATAATTTAGAGTTGCGTAATCAAGAGTTAAGTGATTATGCACATATGGTTTCTCACGATTTAAAATCACCATTGCGAAGCATTGATACATTAATAGCATGGCTTAAAGATGATTATATTGATAAGCTCGATGATCAAGGACAACAAAGTCTTAATCTCATAAGAAATAGTGTTGAAAAAATGGATACTCTGATTAATGGAATTTTAGAATATTCTACAATCGGTAAAAGTACAATTGAGGTCTATGATGTGGATTTAGATAACCTCGTTGACGATATTTTAGACATTATTTATATACCAGATACTATTGAAATTAGAAAAGAAAAATTACCATTAATAAAAGGTGATAAATATCGATTACAACAGTTGTTTCAGAACCTAATAAGTAACTCAATAACTTATAATGATAAAGAATATGGTATTGTTGAGATTGGTGTAATAGACAAGAATGATTTTTGGGAATTTTATATAAAAGATAATGGAAAAGGTATTGAAGAAGTATATTTTAAAAAGATATTTGAGACCTTTCAAAGGTTAGAAAGCAATCAAGATTCTACAGGTATTGGATTGTCTATTGTAAAGAAAATAGTAGATCTTTATGGTGGTGATATTTGGTTAACTTCTGAATTGAAAAAAGGAACCACATTTTTCTTCACCCTAAAAAATAATTATAATGGAACAGCCTAA
- a CDS encoding histidine kinase yields MEQPNLSYIESMSGGDKAFEQKLIDIIKKEFPEEKKVYFDNVTAENFKEAAENVHKLKHKISILGLTKSYDVAAGYEFNLLDKSSIGKEDFESILQSMTDFLETI; encoded by the coding sequence ATGGAACAGCCTAATCTGTCTTATATAGAGAGTATGTCTGGAGGCGATAAAGCCTTTGAGCAAAAGCTTATAGACATCATAAAAAAAGAGTTTCCAGAAGAGAAAAAAGTTTATTTTGATAATGTAACAGCAGAAAATTTTAAAGAAGCTGCAGAAAATGTGCATAAACTTAAACATAAAATTAGTATTTTAGGGCTTACAAAAAGTTATGACGTTGCCGCTGGTTATGAGTTTAATCTCTTAGATAAGAGTAGCATTGGTAAAGAAGATTTTGAATCTATTTTGCAAAGCATGACGGATTTTTTAGAGACCATATAA
- a CDS encoding LytR/AlgR family response regulator transcription factor has translation MNCIIIDDEATARVIISQLCTNIDSLKVLEEFPNAMQAIKYLNQNVIDLIFLDIHMPDFTGFDFIDTIKNPPKIILTTSDTNFAIQAFGYDCIVDYLVKPITPKRFQKAIHKAEAIKPSIESLKENVSGQVETSSGNDLYVNIDRRLIKIDIPSIYLVEAKGDYIQIKTEDKNYTVHSTLKKIEDKLPDSLFLKIHRSYIINVDKIIDIEDNSVLIKKDVIPVSRSNRPELMKRLNLL, from the coding sequence ATGAATTGTATTATCATCGATGATGAAGCTACAGCAAGAGTAATTATTAGTCAATTGTGCACTAATATAGATAGCCTAAAAGTTTTAGAAGAATTTCCTAATGCAATGCAAGCCATTAAGTATTTAAATCAGAATGTCATTGATTTAATATTTTTAGATATTCATATGCCTGACTTTACAGGTTTCGATTTTATTGATACTATTAAGAATCCACCTAAAATTATTTTAACAACTTCTGATACAAACTTTGCAATTCAGGCATTTGGTTATGATTGTATTGTAGATTATTTAGTAAAGCCTATTACGCCTAAGCGTTTTCAAAAAGCGATTCATAAGGCAGAAGCGATTAAGCCAAGTATAGAATCATTAAAAGAAAATGTATCTGGCCAAGTAGAGACCAGTTCTGGTAATGATTTATATGTTAATATAGATAGGCGATTAATTAAAATAGATATACCAAGTATTTATTTAGTTGAGGCCAAAGGAGACTACATTCAAATTAAAACTGAGGATAAAAACTATACTGTACACTCAACACTTAAGAAAATTGAGGATAAACTACCGGACAGCTTATTTTTAAAAATACACCGTTCATACATTATCAATGTCGATAAAATTATTGATATAGAAGACAATAGTGTATTGATAAAGAAAGATGTAATTCCTGTAAGTCGTTCTAATAGACCAGAATTAATGAAACGTCTTAATTTATTGTAA
- a CDS encoding PleD family two-component system response regulator: MKKKILVIDDELTMTTMLEFFLSNKYEVKAVNSGEEAEAWLEKKIPDLIISDIQMSEMDGFTLLQNIRLRGYTKHTPIIMLSGKPESKERIKSYRLGAQDYLTKPFNPEELDEVVKKNLYPIHYSNVW, encoded by the coding sequence ATGAAAAAAAAGATATTAGTAATTGATGATGAGTTAACAATGACAACTATGCTTGAGTTTTTTTTATCAAATAAATATGAAGTAAAAGCTGTTAACTCAGGTGAAGAAGCAGAAGCTTGGCTCGAAAAAAAAATACCTGATTTAATAATCAGTGATATTCAAATGAGCGAGATGGACGGTTTTACACTTTTACAAAACATAAGATTAAGAGGCTATACCAAGCATACACCAATCATTATGCTTTCAGGTAAACCAGAAAGTAAAGAGCGTATAAAATCCTACAGACTAGGTGCGCAGGATTATTTAACAAAACCATTCAACCCAGAAGAACTGGATGAAGTGGTTAAGAAGAATTTATACCCAATTCATTATAGTAACGTCTGGTAA
- a CDS encoding sugar transferase — translation MKILYIGSYTQDIQRIKEETETLVIQCSNGLKAIEILNTHDDILAIICEYNLPENNGINFYKKLLNEEILSKRPFILLVEEHNNRIYKEAYNSGIDDYFVANSTKTEQILIRAKQLSHRCKGLNSASSVQPVKYKFPLTKRVFDVVIASIILLLLSPLLLITIIAIRIESKGKVYYISKRVGRKTFDFYKLRSMRSGSDKLLSQLAKEKNQYNKSETQTKVNLEEKCPRCAKLPAGYHCSAVKYNELDKVCDYWHTHQKQKQQNNNSSFIKIIDDPRITRLGKIIRNTSIDELPQLINVIKGDMSLVGNRPLPVYEAELLTQDQKSKRFLAPAGITGLWQVELRGKGGDMSEDERISLDNRYADYFAGDNYSLWLDLKILFRTVPALFQKSTV, via the coding sequence ATGAAAATACTATATATAGGCAGTTATACTCAAGATATACAAAGAATCAAAGAAGAGACTGAAACTTTAGTGATTCAATGTAGTAATGGCTTAAAAGCCATAGAGATTTTAAATACTCATGATGATATTTTGGCTATAATCTGTGAGTATAATTTACCTGAAAATAATGGGATAAACTTTTATAAGAAGCTTTTAAATGAAGAAATCTTATCAAAGAGACCATTCATTTTACTAGTTGAAGAGCATAATAATAGAATCTACAAGGAGGCATACAATAGTGGAATTGACGATTACTTTGTTGCTAATTCTACAAAAACAGAGCAAATTTTGATTAGAGCGAAACAATTATCTCATCGTTGTAAAGGTTTAAATTCAGCTAGTTCTGTTCAACCTGTAAAATATAAGTTCCCATTAACAAAGAGAGTTTTTGATGTTGTTATTGCTTCAATAATTTTATTATTGCTTTCGCCATTATTATTGATTACAATTATTGCTATCAGAATAGAGTCAAAAGGGAAGGTGTATTATATATCAAAACGCGTCGGCAGGAAAACGTTTGATTTTTATAAACTAAGATCAATGCGATCAGGATCAGATAAGCTCTTAAGTCAACTTGCTAAAGAGAAAAACCAATACAATAAGTCTGAAACCCAAACTAAAGTTAATTTAGAAGAAAAATGTCCTAGATGCGCTAAGCTACCAGCTGGGTATCATTGCTCTGCTGTAAAATATAATGAATTAGATAAGGTTTGTGATTATTGGCATACACACCAAAAACAAAAACAACAAAACAATAATTCAAGCTTTATCAAGATTATTGATGATCCTAGGATTACAAGATTAGGTAAAATAATTAGGAATACGAGTATTGATGAATTACCTCAACTCATAAATGTTATAAAAGGGGATATGTCTCTAGTAGGTAATAGACCACTGCCAGTATATGAGGCAGAGTTACTGACTCAAGATCAAAAGTCTAAACGTTTTTTAGCACCAGCAGGAATTACGGGGCTTTGGCAAGTAGAATTACGTGGAAAAGGAGGGGATATGTCTGAAGATGAACGTATATCTTTAGATAATCGTTATGCAGATTATTTTGCAGGTGACAACTACTCACTATGGTTAGACTTAAAGATTCTTTTTAGAACAGTTCCAGCATTATTTCAAAAAAGTACAGTATAA
- a CDS encoding TolC family protein — MTYISKTLLSLILFALLNAVAYAQDTIVDSKKPESFKLLIPMLNVLIDSALTNNGMLGYRKNEIEVKKANLKAKRRNWTRNFGIQADTRYGTFDNFSNNISGPNTVTLASTTTQTNYGVGLYLKIPVFDIFNRKSDIKQAKAEISQAESLVEFQEYEIRETVIRYYEDLVLKENLLEIQATNLSDAKVNNEMAKKEFTNGQMEIYEYIRISDITAGVATEFEKAKSNLLLAKKLLENYTGVKIN; from the coding sequence ATGACATATATTTCAAAAACTTTATTAAGCTTAATATTATTTGCGCTATTAAACGCTGTTGCTTACGCTCAAGATACAATAGTAGATAGTAAAAAGCCAGAATCTTTTAAACTATTAATACCAATGCTTAATGTTCTTATAGATTCGGCTTTAACAAACAACGGAATGCTTGGTTACAGGAAAAATGAAATTGAAGTGAAGAAAGCTAATCTTAAAGCAAAGCGCAGAAATTGGACAAGAAATTTTGGAATCCAAGCAGATACTAGGTATGGTACCTTTGACAATTTTTCTAATAATATTAGTGGTCCCAATACGGTAACTTTAGCAAGTACAACTACACAAACTAACTATGGTGTAGGCTTATACTTAAAAATTCCCGTATTTGATATTTTCAATAGAAAGTCTGATATAAAACAAGCAAAGGCTGAAATATCTCAAGCCGAAAGCTTGGTGGAATTTCAAGAATATGAAATTAGAGAAACAGTAATTAGATATTACGAAGATTTAGTTCTAAAGGAAAACTTGCTCGAAATTCAAGCCACCAACCTCAGTGATGCTAAGGTAAATAATGAAATGGCAAAAAAGGAGTTTACTAATGGGCAAATGGAAATATACGAGTACATAAGAATATCAGATATCACAGCTGGTGTAGCAACAGAATTTGAAAAAGCAAAGTCAAACTTACTTTTGGCGAAAAAGCTATTGGAGAATTACACGGGTGTGAAAATCAATTAA